A window of the Besnoitia besnoiti strain Bb-Ger1 chromosome VI, whole genome shotgun sequence genome harbors these coding sequences:
- a CDS encoding hypothetical protein (encoded by transcript BESB_068680), protein MASQGNPFAAFTFQAAATPPRASPQSSSSRAGAFSASPAASRASSSSAHLSSPALGRPGAHTPARAARVEGSETPQRCCPRPASLYTAGSQPLSPGTLNTHGEDCRTSFGETDSAEQAERVKRRRVASPAANESHSSACASEELASSSPSSHCRLDDPQTVEILSSSSRAASPSPPAPSLHLRLPQSAARSASPGDSSLHVASASFSFEVSSSRSSASGSILSPAAASASSSREGPEALTSCGGALLPRRAESGSEEAGRSGEGGDERLVEGNKSAADTQTRRRADAQAPGEGEDHASPNARQKVGVADSPNPPGSAQSPAGGPGATWGTSPASVGAKAPKSSPQERHFLGPLKAKSRRKPLTQKSSSSLPSGSPNAPAFSASKSSPAPDASSTGVAPSPASVASGGSGVRPSGGPSQGQCGRRKKQTRRAPADAGTDPPPQRVSPASFSLADWIEGLPRAPQFVSSSELLQSPNEAAAPPGWRRVLGSLILLRQQHGYEAQVDEFYQYLVRLNRFKEPKFLAVVAGILSIRCRDPVALRAMETFIKAATRHAISFAMRKSNASPSSLAAPPPAPLSSADASLDASAAVSLPFSAAEARRAAAAAPSGATPEDTPEEAELRKKFEEEGPTCTVVQHMAQAEIEASISCVNFKASKAERILLLAQTLVRTFRSRVPSTYEELLKLPGVGPTMANLLLTLHYGRNEAPRPQTLSARFLRDKKPLSFIPLDDEGLLALHIDLPEAFAASSASQAEPCGLQAARADGRRTGGQKKEDTGGDLGTTLVRGEASGGEQREGSAAVGAGTKREEKVEEAEGEEAPAPEETRGRSSGGLRAAPVLGAETEETISLELDEPQVFQLLKNGGGLFMDMNMSRAARSFKWLSQDDGADLESARKALEKWVPPGLYLELPLLLTTFIQLLCGKETPKCSVCWLADVCIHRQRAAQQRQRGAGRSLSPSENATSGERRRDAEDEVCKRRERTARRMGADAEVASLVQSEGSGGRGVIAGDAARETQADDEKESQAGDAEETDEKEAGDAEEEFPQARHRGVTCVSDSDSSVEECVAREDGRAGEQDEEEEEPVMVLGVREAWE, encoded by the exons ATGGCGAGTCAGGGCAACCCGTTCGCGGCCTTCACGTttcaggccgccgcgacgcctccccgcgcgtcgccacaGTCTTCTTCATCAAGGGCTGGTGCCTTCTcggcttcgcctgctgcttctcgtgcttcctcttcttctgctcatttatcctcgccggcgctcggCCGCCCAGGTGCACATACACCTGCGCGAGCCGCTCGGGTTGAGGGAAGTGAGACTCCGCAGCGTTGCtgtccgcggcctgcgtcgctctaCACTGCAGGATCTCAGCCGCTGAGTCCGGGGACATTGAACACTCACGGCGAAGATTGCAGGACGTCTTTCGGCGAGACAGACTCCGCTGAACAAGCGGAGAGAGTCAAAAGGAGAAGGGTCGCCTCGCCAGCAGCCAACGAATCGCATtccagcgcgtgcgcgagcgaggagttggcgagctcgtcgccttccAGCCACTGCCGGCTGGATGATCCACAGACCGTCGAAATcctgtcgtcctcctcgcgggctgcctcgccgtctccccccgcgccttcgctgcacTTGCGGCTGCCCCAAAGCGCGGCACGGTCTGCTTCGCCGGGCGACTCTTCACTTCACGTtgcttctgcgtcgttcTCGTTTGAGGtgtcttcgtctcgctcgtcCGCTTCTGGTTCAATTTTgtcgcctgctgccgcttctgcctcttcttctcgggaAGGCCCTGAGGCACTTACCtcgtgcggaggcgccctcttgccgcggcgcgcagagtctGGCAGCGAAGAAGCTGGTCGtagcggagaaggcggagacgagagacTTGTCGAAGGCAACAAGTCCGCGGCGGACACCcagacacgccgccgcgcagacgcacaagccccgggagagggagaagatcACGCATCGCCGAACGCACGCCAAAAGGTCGGAGTCGCAGACTCGCCGAATCCTCCAGGGAGCGCGCAGTCGCCCGCGGGAGGGCCTGGCGCCACGTGGGGAACGTCGCCAGCATCGGTTGGCGCCAAGGCGCCTAAATCCTCGCCTCAAGAGCGGCATTTTCTGGGGCCGTTGAAGGCCAAGTCCCGCAGAAAGCCTCTCACCCAGAAGTCGTCCTCCAGCCTCCCTTCCGGCTCGCCCAACGCGCCAGCGTTCTCTGCCTCGAAGTCTTCACCGGCGCCAGATGCTTCCTCAACCGGGGTCGcaccgtcgcccgcgtcagTGGCGTCTGGCGGGTCGGGTGTGCGTCCATCCGGCGGACCATCTCAAGGGCAGTGCgggcgcagaaaaaagcaaaCACGGCGCGCTCCGGCTGACGCGGGCACCGACCCTCCTCCTCAGCGTGTGTCACCAGCCTCTTTTTCGCTAGCGGACTGGATAGAAggtctcccgcgcgcgccgcaattcgtctcttcgtccgagctgctgcagtctccgaacgaagccgcggcacctccaggctggaggcgcgtctTGGGGTCGCTCATTCTGCTGCGACAGCAGCACGGCTACGAAGCGCAGGTCGATGAATTCTACCAGTACCTCGTTCGGCTCAAT CGCTTCAAAGAGCCGAAATTCCTCGCGGTTGTGGCAGGCATTTTGAGCATCCGCTGTCGAGATcccgtcgccctgcgcgcgaTGGAGACCTTCATCAAGGCAGCTACACGTCACGCGATCTCCTTCGCGATGCGGAAATCGaacgcgtcgccttcctccctcgcggccccgcctcccgctcctctctcttctgcggacGCCTCGTTAGATGCATCGGCCGCGGTCTCCTTGCCTTTCTcagcggctgaggcgcgccgggcggcggccgcggcgccctccggagcgacgccggaggACACTCCCGAGGAGGCAGAGTTGAGAAAAAAATTCGAAGAAGAAGGCCCCACGTGCACAGTCGTGCAG CATatggcgcaggcggagatCGAGGCGAGTATCTCCTGCGTGAACTTCAAGGCTtcgaaggcagagagaatTCTTCTGCTGGCGCAGACGCTCGTGAGGACTttccgcagccgcgtgcCCTCCACGTACGAAGAGCTGCTCAAACTGCCTGGCGTCGGGCCTACG ATGGCAAACCTCCTCCTCACGCTGCACTACGGGCGcaacgaggcgccgcgcccgcagacgctctccgcgcggtTTCTGCGTGACAAGAAGCCGCTGTCCTTCATTCCGCTGGACGATGAAGGCCTTCTGGCGCTCCACATTGACCTGCCTGAGGCGTTTGCCGCCTCAAGCGCCTCTCAGGCGGAGCCGTGCGGGctccaggcggcgcgagccgacGGGCGACGGACAGGCGGGCAGAAAAAGGAAGACACTGGCGGCGACCTGGGGACGACATTggtgcgaggcgaggcgagcgggggagagcagcgcgagggaAGCGCAGCAGTGGGCGCCGgcacgaagcgcgaggagaaagtcgaagaggcggagggcgaggaggcgccggctccagaggagacgcgcggccgctcctcgggggggctgcgggcggcgccggtgctcggcgcggagacagaggagacgatCTCTCTCGAGCTGGATGAGCCTCAAGTTTTTCAGCTTCTCAAGAACGGCGGCGGACTCTTCATGGATATGAACATGAGCCGCGCGGCCAGGAGCTTCAAATGGCTGTCgcaggacgacggcgccgaccTCGAAAGCGCGAGGAAAGCGCTCGAAAA GTGGGTGCCCCCCGGTCTTTATCTCGAACTCCCCCTGCTCCTCACGACTTTCATTCAGCTGCTCTGCGGCAAGGAGACTCCAAA ATGTTCAGTTTGCTGGCTAGCTGACGTCTGCATCCACcgtcagcgcgccgcgcagcagcggcagcgcggcgcaggccgttCGCTCTCCCCCTCAGAAAACGCGACCAGCGGGgaacgcagacgcgacgccgaagacgaagtCTGcaaacgcagagagcgaaccGCGCGCCGGatgggcgccgacgcggaggtTGCGAGCCTGGTGCAGAGCGAGGggagcggcggacgcggagtaatcgctggcgacgcggcgcgcgagacgcaggcggacgacgagaaggaatcgcaggcaggcgatgcagaggaaacagacgagaaggaagcgggagacgccgaggaagagTTTCCGCAGGCGAGACACAGAGGCGTCACGTGTGTGTCTGACTCTGACTCGAGCGTCGAGGAgtgcgtcgcgcgagaagaTGGACGAGCAGGCGAgcaagacgaggaggaggaggagcctgTCATGGTGCTGGGCGTGAGGGAGGCCTGGGAGTGA